The genomic DNA TGATGTTGATGAAAGTGAAGCAGAGAAAAAAGCAAGGGAAAAATATCCTCAAGGTTGGTTGGTGACTTTTAGAATTAATGAAACGGGTGCTTGTGGACGGATATGATTTTAGGTAATTTCGGTGAAGTTGGGGAGTTAATGTTTGATATAGAAATTATTTCTGCTGATGGAGATAATTATGGGATTGAAGTTTTGTTAGATACAGGTTTTACTAATGGTTGGTTAGCACTAGATATACAAGATGCTGAAATTCTAGAATGGCCTTTAATTGAACGTAACAGTACGATGCGA from Okeanomitos corallinicola TIOX110 includes the following:
- a CDS encoding aspartyl protease; translation: MILGNFGEVGELMFDIEIISADGDNYGIEVLLDTGFTNGWLALDIQDAEILEWPLIERNSTMRMARGEAFFDIYEGKVKLDGKEYIIPVLAAEGIPEPLLGLQWLKILPLSVNFSERILTLG